In Herpetosiphonaceae bacterium, one DNA window encodes the following:
- a CDS encoding M50 family metallopeptidase — MRESHYFVGWRQREVLLVLGLALATIVAWRMPVVGWVLYPFQVYGTFVHELSHGIAAILTGGAFRRFVVNPDLSGTALSAGGIGWIVVSAGYIGSAIFGGILTLLSASAVSARRVLVWLGLTLGVMSLLFVRNLFGLVAGVALAALLVVAGRRLRETWADGLLLLLAVQMMLSALDSVVDLVQISALRGATRTDAQIMAQMTGIPAIAWAGLWSLLSLAILVGTLRLAYRRTPPGLLDDEAGSVQPRERRGSASL; from the coding sequence ATGCGTGAATCACACTATTTCGTCGGCTGGCGGCAGCGCGAGGTGCTGCTTGTCCTCGGCCTGGCGCTCGCCACGATCGTTGCCTGGCGCATGCCGGTGGTGGGCTGGGTGCTCTATCCCTTTCAGGTCTACGGCACGTTCGTGCATGAGCTGAGCCATGGCATCGCGGCGATCCTCACGGGTGGCGCATTCCGGCGCTTCGTCGTCAATCCCGATCTATCGGGGACGGCTCTATCTGCGGGCGGCATCGGCTGGATCGTGGTCAGCGCGGGCTATATCGGCAGCGCGATCTTTGGCGGCATCCTCACGCTCCTCTCTGCGTCGGCTGTTTCCGCGCGGCGTGTGCTGGTCTGGCTGGGGCTGACGCTTGGGGTGATGTCGCTGCTCTTCGTGCGGAACCTGTTTGGGCTGGTGGCGGGGGTGGCGCTCGCGGCGCTGCTGGTTGTGGCCGGACGGAGGCTCCGCGAAACCTGGGCCGATGGCCTCCTGCTGTTGCTCGCGGTTCAGATGATGCTCAGCGCGCTCGACAGCGTCGTCGATCTTGTGCAGATCTCGGCCCTGCGTGGAGCGACACGCACGGATGCTCAGATCATGGCCCAGATGACGGGCATCCCCGCAATCGCGTGGGCCGGGCTGTGGAGCCTGCTCTCGCTGGCGATTCTGGTGGGAACGCTCCGCCTGGCGTATCGCCGGACCCCGCCAGGGCTGCTGGATGACGAGGCTGGATCGGTCCAGCCTCGTGAGCGACGAGGCTCTGCCAGCCTGTGA
- a CDS encoding SDR family NAD(P)-dependent oxidoreductase, which yields MNKPDLFDYGVAIIGMAGRFPGASTLEQFWQNLSGGVESIARFSEAELDAAGVSPAQRVDPSFVPAGGLLSDIDRFDAAFFDMPPREAELTDPQHRLFLECAWEALERSGYSAAPAATRIAVYAGEKLNSYLLHHLLAHPQRHAAFANIQATLSNDRDFLSTLVSYKLHLTGPSMTVQTACSTSLVAVHLACQSLLNGESDLALAGGVAIQVPQTTGYHYQDGSILSPDGHCRAFDAQAQGTVGGNGVGVVVLKRLADAITSRDQIYAVIRGSAINNDGGQKVGFTAPSVHGQAQAIRDALALADVTPDTIDYVEAHGTGTPLGDPIEVKALALAFGARSGTGPRCALGSVKTNIGHLDAAAGVAGLIKTALMLQHRQLPPSLHFQQPNPQIDFAATPFRVSTALTDWTRGDHPRRAGVSSFGMGGTNAHVILEEAPPVEESGPSRPVQLLLLSAKTETALDAATANLRTWLKATPYVNLADVAYTLQVGRRSFAHRRIVVCRDRAEAIAGLESPPAGADTAQVDGDGSPEVIWLFPGQGSQYVGMGHDLYRTEARFRACVDRCAGLFEPHLGLDLRAVLYPQDDQRAEAASLLSQTRIAQPALFVVSYALAQLWLDWGVRPAAMLGHSLGEYVAACLAGVFSLEDSVALIATRGRLMQQLPAGAMLVVALDEDAVQPLLNEHLSLAAINSPTQCVISGQTAAIEALRQRLTEHGVRCRPVSTSHAFHSPMVEPICAVFAEYVRQIPRSVPRIPFISNVTGTWITEHEAQDPDYWARHLRAPVRFGAGVQEIVRRPKPVLLEVGPGRALRNLARQAAPAACTIFSSLPHADEQQPDSVLLMQTLGHLWLADVAIDWAAGYAHERRQLVALPTYPFERRRYWLEAPADAEDAPTVATDQRLAPDQWLYIPVWKQAQPTLAQASNADHPACWLVFADELGVAARLVQRLEQLGHNPITVVCGQRFAQTGARTYMLDPTEPEQYAALLDHLAARDLTPTSTVHLWSLTSSDDAEPLDAPSFKRAQARGFYSLLFLARALGTRKLAARIEIVSNQSQPVTGTEALAAEKATALGLSKIIPQEYPDIACRHIDIALPQPNTWQEARLLDALIGEMQQPATYPVVAYRGQQRWVQVYEPIQPGSDLAHPSILRPHGVYLITGGLGAIGLVLAEYLAQTVQAKLILVSRSAGAAHEQTPQVQRLKALGAEVLILGADVADQEQMQAIIERIEAQYGALHGVIHAAGIVGERAMRLIEQTDRRVGEEQFQPKVYGLLTLERVLRGRDLDFCLVTSSLSSILGGLGFAAYAAANAFMDLFVHQQRQISPARWISVNWDGWQFGDESIHADHPDAPLAEAGIRPQEGMETLQRVLASGGLPQIAVSVRDLPRRIKQASRRSGRGSSGGQQPSSFESRYARPALATGYAAPRSAVERTIAELWQALLGIDQVGIHDNFFALGGDSLIGFQVVAKAAQAGLHITARQVLEHQTIAELARVACPSATTVEQDLVIGPMPFIQRWFFEQNFAHPQHWNVAVLLIPPRRLDPALVQRVLRQLLLHHDALRLRFKVAAPYWQPYIAAPDEAVPLTVIDLSTRAEVEHHAVIEETAAHLHTTLDLCDGPMIRVALFELGPDRPQRLQVIMHHLVGDGISMQIVLEDFYTAYHQLLRDEAIALPAKTTSFKHWSERLVAYAQSPALRRELEEYWLALPWERATPLPVDYPEGRSANTEASTQSVVVSLTAEETHILLKELLPGCDARIRDVLVAAMVGAITRWSGVPGVVVDLLGHGRSTIFDDIDLSRTVGWIANGTRALLSVSPADTPEQMVRAIKEQLGRIPNRGFGYDVLRYVSDDPEILDAMRTLPPTEALFNYLGNIDQARVEDQPYRPAPESSGPAHDPHNHRHLLFEVVGHIFEQQLHVSWTYSVNLHRRSTVERLARYFVDIIRSLLSDGSRDRLLAADGDSIAMPEAIPATRRGRLEPADDAPRPSDAAASFTCGKPIDPALMQRAAQGIVTGPVPLMPRQHWFFEDWWRVQVPQHYFIPTLLELESAVDAALLEQALSHLLLHHDALRMRFERTASGWRQYIAGVDEAVPFSTIDLSTIRQEEQEAAFQAAISEIEVSLDLSNGPLIRLILFDLGPVTPQRLLLMIHHLVTDAHSQRIVLEDLQTAYLHLSQGMPVRLPAKTTSLQQWAERLTEYAHSEALRHEAAYWLGLPWSEVSRLLPELPPVETERWIERRVSLGGAETDRLLAGARSGDLQVEDLLLAALTLAFMQWTDVRVLLVDVTHYGREAIFDDLDISRTVGWFTTHTPRLFDLRDARDLGHAVRLVKEQGRLNPHRGFDHNVLHHLNTDPDISTRLRALPQPEIIFLYHGRIMSGEGYRRFSKRSLIRSFLPFPGAGTGKQNIVPRVLHVSAHIGEGQLQCGLLYMERVAIIEQVAQSFLQVLADIVRHLSPLEQRSTDDHGFRSGDDALLDLQHAAPAQQAVLAAATAIDAEQRVHAVAEEIPVTRRGWLENNFDSPHHWNVAACFTVNELIDPALMRRAVQHVMAHHDALRLRFHNTPQGWRAFIAPPGDLPFSVVDLSDVADAARGQAITAAATELQRSLDLQHGPVLRVAAFVCGSTAPGRLLIIVHHLAADGISFQILLHDLERAYQQLRRGETIALPAQTASFKAWSERVVDYVRSPALTQQVPYWLGRPWTEVRRLPVDFPEGQSANIEGATRTLRTSLSIQETQALLQTVAASYNVQIRELVLTGIGLALADWTEHPVHLICVQGHGRQIGLDSIDLSRTVGWLATATRLVLDLRGVTTAASALETTQRQWRAIPNHGWGYDWLLNLSDDAIKRQMRALPPAEIVLNYLGRIDQSMSMSSSFGLAPESYGPTRSTQCQRPWLFEVIGSIQGKQLHLDWCYCPSLHRASTVERLAKSCLDAMRRLIEQADATEHQIV from the coding sequence ATGAATAAGCCCGATCTCTTCGACTACGGTGTTGCGATTATTGGCATGGCTGGCCGGTTTCCCGGCGCGTCCACGCTGGAGCAGTTCTGGCAGAACCTGAGCGGCGGCGTCGAGTCGATCGCGCGCTTCTCCGAGGCCGAGCTGGATGCGGCGGGCGTTTCGCCAGCGCAGCGCGTCGATCCCAGCTTCGTCCCGGCTGGCGGCCTCCTCTCGGACATCGACCGCTTCGATGCCGCCTTCTTCGACATGCCGCCGCGCGAGGCTGAGCTGACCGATCCGCAGCATCGCCTCTTTCTGGAGTGCGCCTGGGAAGCGCTTGAGCGATCGGGCTACTCCGCCGCGCCTGCCGCCACCCGGATCGCGGTCTATGCCGGCGAGAAGCTCAACAGCTACCTGCTGCACCATCTGCTGGCTCATCCCCAGCGCCACGCCGCGTTTGCTAATATTCAAGCGACGCTGAGCAACGATCGAGATTTTCTGTCGACCCTGGTTTCGTATAAGCTGCACCTGACCGGCCCAAGCATGACCGTACAAACCGCCTGCTCGACCTCGCTGGTCGCGGTGCATCTGGCCTGCCAGAGCCTGCTCAACGGCGAGAGCGACCTGGCGCTGGCGGGCGGTGTGGCGATCCAGGTGCCACAGACGACCGGCTATCACTATCAGGATGGCAGCATTCTCTCACCGGACGGGCATTGTCGGGCCTTCGACGCCCAGGCACAGGGAACCGTCGGCGGCAACGGCGTGGGCGTCGTGGTGCTCAAGCGGCTGGCAGACGCCATCACGAGCCGCGACCAGATCTACGCCGTGATCCGTGGCTCGGCGATCAACAACGACGGTGGGCAGAAAGTCGGGTTTACCGCGCCCAGCGTACACGGGCAGGCGCAGGCGATCCGCGATGCGCTGGCGCTCGCGGATGTCACGCCCGATACGATCGATTATGTCGAGGCGCACGGCACGGGCACGCCGCTCGGCGATCCGATCGAGGTCAAGGCGCTCGCGCTGGCATTTGGAGCGCGCAGCGGCACCGGCCCACGCTGCGCCCTGGGATCGGTCAAGACCAATATCGGACACCTGGACGCAGCCGCGGGCGTGGCCGGACTGATCAAAACCGCGCTGATGCTCCAGCACCGGCAGCTTCCGCCGAGCCTACATTTTCAGCAGCCCAATCCACAGATCGATTTTGCCGCAACACCGTTTCGCGTCAGCACCGCGTTGACGGACTGGACCCGCGGCGATCACCCGCGCCGCGCCGGAGTCAGCTCGTTTGGCATGGGCGGCACGAATGCCCACGTCATCCTCGAAGAAGCGCCGCCGGTCGAGGAGTCGGGGCCGTCGCGGCCCGTGCAACTCCTGCTGCTCTCGGCCAAAACCGAGACGGCGCTTGATGCGGCGACCGCGAATCTGCGGACGTGGCTCAAGGCCACGCCCTACGTGAATCTTGCCGATGTGGCCTACACGTTGCAGGTTGGACGGCGCAGCTTTGCCCACCGCCGCATCGTGGTCTGCCGCGATCGTGCGGAGGCAATCGCAGGTTTGGAATCACCGCCTGCGGGAGCGGACACGGCCCAGGTCGACGGCGACGGCAGCCCTGAGGTCATCTGGCTCTTTCCGGGGCAGGGATCGCAGTACGTCGGGATGGGACACGATCTGTACCGCACCGAGGCCCGCTTCCGAGCGTGCGTCGATCGCTGTGCCGGGCTGTTCGAGCCGCACCTCGGCCTGGATCTGCGCGCGGTGCTCTATCCGCAAGACGATCAGCGGGCGGAGGCGGCCAGCCTGCTAAGCCAGACGCGCATCGCACAGCCAGCCTTGTTTGTCGTGAGCTATGCGCTGGCCCAGCTCTGGCTGGATTGGGGCGTCCGACCGGCAGCCATGCTCGGACATAGCCTGGGCGAATACGTGGCGGCGTGTCTGGCCGGAGTCTTCTCGCTGGAAGATAGCGTCGCGCTGATTGCCACACGCGGACGGCTGATGCAGCAGCTCCCCGCAGGAGCCATGCTGGTGGTCGCGCTGGACGAAGATGCCGTACAGCCGCTACTGAACGAGCACCTGTCGCTGGCGGCGATCAATAGCCCGACCCAGTGCGTCATCTCCGGCCAGACAGCAGCGATCGAGGCGCTGCGCCAACGACTGACGGAGCACGGCGTGCGGTGCCGCCCCGTGTCAACCAGCCATGCCTTCCACTCCCCGATGGTCGAGCCGATCTGCGCGGTCTTTGCCGAGTATGTGCGGCAGATACCGCGCAGTGTACCGCGCATTCCGTTTATCTCGAATGTGACCGGCACCTGGATCACCGAGCACGAGGCGCAAGATCCCGACTACTGGGCACGGCACCTGCGCGCTCCGGTTCGCTTCGGCGCGGGCGTGCAGGAGATCGTGCGACGACCGAAGCCGGTGCTGCTGGAGGTTGGTCCTGGGCGCGCGCTGCGCAACCTGGCTCGGCAGGCTGCTCCTGCGGCCTGCACGATCTTCTCATCGCTGCCGCACGCAGATGAGCAGCAGCCCGATAGCGTGCTGCTGATGCAGACGCTCGGCCACCTGTGGCTGGCGGACGTGGCGATCGACTGGGCCGCAGGCTATGCCCATGAGCGTCGCCAGCTCGTTGCACTGCCGACCTATCCGTTCGAGCGCCGCCGCTACTGGCTGGAAGCGCCAGCCGATGCCGAGGACGCGCCGACCGTCGCCACCGATCAGCGGCTTGCGCCAGATCAGTGGCTGTATATCCCGGTGTGGAAGCAGGCGCAGCCGACCCTCGCGCAGGCATCCAACGCCGATCATCCGGCCTGCTGGCTCGTCTTCGCGGATGAGCTTGGCGTCGCGGCGCGGCTGGTACAGCGCCTTGAGCAGCTCGGTCACAATCCGATCACCGTGGTCTGCGGGCAGCGCTTCGCGCAGACCGGCGCGCGAACGTACATGCTCGATCCGACGGAGCCGGAGCAGTACGCGGCGCTGCTGGATCACCTGGCCGCCCGCGATCTCACGCCAACCTCGACCGTTCATCTCTGGAGCCTGACATCCTCGGACGACGCCGAGCCGCTCGACGCGCCATCCTTCAAACGAGCGCAAGCGCGCGGCTTTTATAGCCTGCTGTTTCTGGCGCGCGCGCTGGGCACGCGCAAGCTGGCAGCGCGCATCGAGATTGTCTCGAACCAGAGCCAGCCCGTGACGGGCACCGAGGCGCTGGCCGCCGAGAAGGCGACAGCGCTTGGGCTGAGTAAGATCATTCCGCAGGAGTACCCCGACATCGCATGTCGACATATCGATATAGCGCTGCCGCAGCCGAACACCTGGCAGGAGGCGCGCCTGCTCGATGCGCTGATCGGAGAGATGCAGCAGCCTGCGACGTACCCGGTGGTGGCGTATCGCGGACAGCAGCGCTGGGTACAGGTCTATGAGCCAATCCAGCCGGGAAGCGACTTAGCACATCCGAGCATCCTCCGGCCACACGGCGTCTACCTGATCACGGGCGGCCTCGGAGCAATCGGCCTGGTGCTTGCCGAATATCTGGCTCAGACCGTGCAGGCGAAGCTGATTTTGGTCAGCCGCTCTGCTGGTGCCGCGCACGAACAAACGCCGCAGGTCCAGCGTCTCAAAGCGCTGGGCGCGGAGGTGCTGATCCTGGGCGCGGATGTGGCCGATCAGGAGCAGATGCAGGCGATCATCGAGCGCATCGAAGCCCAGTACGGCGCGCTGCATGGCGTGATCCATGCGGCTGGCATCGTCGGAGAGCGGGCGATGCGCCTGATTGAGCAAACCGATCGGCGCGTCGGTGAGGAGCAATTCCAGCCCAAAGTGTATGGGCTGCTCACGCTCGAACGTGTCCTGCGCGGAAGAGATCTCGATTTTTGCCTGGTCACGTCCTCGTTATCGTCGATCCTGGGCGGCCTGGGATTCGCCGCGTATGCTGCGGCAAACGCCTTTATGGATCTCTTTGTGCATCAGCAGCGTCAGATCAGCCCGGCCCGCTGGATCAGCGTCAACTGGGATGGATGGCAGTTTGGCGACGAATCGATCCACGCAGATCATCCTGACGCGCCCCTGGCTGAAGCTGGTATCAGGCCCCAGGAAGGCATGGAAACCTTGCAGCGCGTGCTGGCGAGCGGCGGCCTGCCCCAGATCGCGGTGTCGGTGCGTGACCTGCCGCGCCGTATCAAGCAGGCCAGTCGGCGGTCGGGTCGCGGCAGCAGCGGCGGGCAGCAGCCGAGCAGCTTCGAGTCGCGCTACGCCCGGCCAGCCTTAGCCACCGGCTATGCTGCGCCCCGCAGCGCCGTCGAGCGCACGATCGCCGAGCTGTGGCAGGCGCTCCTGGGCATCGATCAGGTCGGCATCCATGATAACTTCTTTGCGCTCGGCGGCGACTCGCTGATCGGGTTTCAGGTCGTCGCCAAAGCCGCGCAGGCCGGGCTGCACATAACCGCCCGGCAGGTGCTTGAGCACCAGACGATCGCCGAGCTGGCTCGCGTGGCCTGCCCCTCCGCAACCACTGTTGAGCAAGATCTGGTGATCGGCCCGATGCCCTTTATCCAGCGGTGGTTCTTCGAGCAGAACTTTGCTCATCCGCAGCATTGGAACGTCGCCGTGCTGCTGATACCGCCACGACGCCTCGATCCGGCGCTGGTCCAGCGCGTGCTCCGCCAGCTTCTGCTGCACCACGATGCGCTTCGCCTGCGCTTCAAGGTCGCCGCGCCCTACTGGCAGCCGTACATCGCGGCCCCGGATGAGGCCGTGCCGCTCACGGTGATCGACCTCTCGACACGAGCGGAGGTGGAGCACCATGCCGTGATTGAGGAGACGGCTGCCCATCTGCACACGACGCTGGACCTGTGCGACGGGCCGATGATCCGGGTGGCCCTCTTTGAGCTAGGACCAGACCGACCGCAGCGCCTCCAGGTCATCATGCACCATTTGGTCGGCGACGGCATCTCAATGCAGATCGTGCTGGAGGATTTCTACACCGCCTACCATCAGCTCCTAAGGGACGAGGCGATCGCGCTGCCAGCCAAGACCACATCGTTCAAACACTGGTCCGAGCGCCTGGTTGCGTATGCCCAGTCGCCAGCGCTGCGACGCGAGCTGGAGGAGTACTGGCTCGCGCTGCCGTGGGAGCGAGCGACGCCGCTGCCGGTCGATTATCCCGAAGGTCGGTCGGCGAATACGGAAGCCTCAACTCAGTCAGTGGTTGTGTCGCTGACGGCTGAAGAAACGCATATCCTGCTCAAGGAGCTGTTGCCCGGCTGCGATGCTCGGATCAGAGATGTCCTAGTCGCCGCCATGGTGGGAGCTATTACCCGCTGGTCGGGCGTTCCTGGCGTCGTGGTCGATCTGCTGGGCCACGGTCGATCGACAATCTTCGACGACATCGATCTCTCGCGCACCGTCGGCTGGATCGCGAACGGCACGCGGGCGCTCTTGAGCGTCAGCCCTGCGGATACGCCTGAGCAGATGGTGCGCGCGATCAAAGAACAGCTTGGCCGCATTCCTAACCGTGGCTTCGGCTACGACGTGCTGCGCTATGTCAGCGACGACCCGGAGATTCTCGACGCGATGCGCACGCTGCCGCCTACCGAGGCGCTCTTTAACTACCTGGGAAATATCGACCAGGCCAGAGTTGAGGATCAGCCATACCGACCGGCCCCGGAGTCAAGCGGCCCGGCCCATGATCCGCACAATCATCGGCACCTGCTCTTTGAGGTGGTTGGACACATCTTTGAGCAGCAGCTCCATGTGAGCTGGACCTATAGCGTCAATCTTCACCGACGCTCGACGGTCGAGCGGCTGGCGCGCTATTTTGTCGACATCATTCGCTCGCTTTTGAGCGATGGGTCGCGCGATCGGCTCCTTGCCGCCGATGGCGACTCGATCGCGATGCCAGAAGCGATTCCCGCCACACGGCGCGGCAGGCTTGAGCCTGCGGACGATGCGCCACGCCCGTCGGATGCCGCCGCCTCATTCACGTGCGGCAAGCCGATCGATCCCGCGCTTATGCAGCGAGCAGCCCAGGGGATCGTGACCGGGCCAGTGCCGCTTATGCCGCGCCAGCACTGGTTCTTTGAAGACTGGTGGCGGGTTCAGGTTCCTCAGCATTACTTCATACCGACGCTGCTGGAGCTGGAGTCTGCCGTCGATGCCGCACTGCTGGAGCAGGCGCTCTCACACCTGCTCCTCCACCACGACGCGCTGCGCATGCGCTTCGAGCGAACAGCGTCGGGCTGGCGGCAGTACATCGCGGGTGTCGACGAGGCCGTGCCATTTTCGACGATCGACCTTTCGACGATCCGCCAGGAAGAGCAAGAAGCCGCTTTTCAGGCTGCGATCTCTGAGATCGAGGTGTCGCTGGATCTGTCGAACGGGCCGCTGATCCGCCTGATCCTGTTTGACCTGGGACCGGTCACGCCGCAGCGCCTGCTGCTCATGATTCACCATCTCGTCACGGATGCTCACTCGCAGCGAATCGTGCTCGAAGATTTACAGACGGCCTACCTGCACCTGAGCCAGGGCATGCCGGTTCGCCTGCCCGCCAAGACAACGTCCTTGCAACAGTGGGCGGAGCGGCTGACCGAGTATGCGCACTCCGAGGCGCTCAGACACGAGGCTGCCTACTGGCTGGGGCTGCCCTGGAGCGAGGTTAGCCGATTGCTCCCTGAGCTGCCGCCGGTAGAGACGGAGCGCTGGATTGAGAGGCGCGTGTCGCTCGGTGGTGCGGAAACCGATCGCTTGCTTGCTGGAGCGCGGAGCGGCGATTTGCAGGTCGAGGATCTGCTGTTGGCTGCCCTGACGCTGGCGTTTATGCAGTGGACCGATGTGCGTGTGCTGCTGGTTGATGTCACACACTATGGACGAGAGGCCATCTTCGACGATCTCGATATATCGCGCACGGTCGGTTGGTTCACGACGCATACGCCCAGGCTCTTCGATCTGCGAGATGCTCGTGATCTGGGACACGCCGTGCGGCTGGTCAAAGAGCAGGGACGGCTCAATCCTCACAGGGGCTTTGATCATAATGTCTTGCATCACCTCAATACGGACCCGGACATTTCCACACGGCTCCGCGCGCTCCCGCAGCCTGAGATTATTTTCTTGTATCACGGTCGGATTATGTCGGGTGAGGGGTACCGCAGATTTTCTAAGCGGTCGTTGATTCGGAGCTTCTTGCCGTTCCCCGGAGCAGGGACCGGCAAGCAGAATATTGTGCCTCGCGTGCTGCATGTGAGCGCCCACATCGGCGAAGGACAGCTCCAGTGTGGCTTATTGTATATGGAGCGTGTTGCGATCATCGAGCAGGTTGCCCAGAGCTTTCTCCAGGTGCTCGCTGACATCGTACGCCATCTGTCGCCGCTGGAGCAGCGTAGCACCGACGACCACGGGTTTCGATCAGGGGACGATGCGCTGCTCGATCTTCAGCATGCGGCTCCAGCGCAGCAGGCTGTGCTAGCCGCAGCCACAGCGATCGATGCCGAGCAGCGCGTCCATGCCGTGGCGGAGGAGATCCCTGTGACGCGGCGGGGCTGGCTTGAGAATAATTTCGACTCGCCGCATCACTGGAATGTTGCCGCATGCTTCACAGTCAACGAGCTGATCGATCCCGCGCTCATGCGGCGCGCCGTGCAGCACGTGATGGCCCACCATGATGCGCTGCGGCTGCGCTTTCATAACACACCGCAGGGCTGGCGCGCCTTCATTGCTCCTCCCGGCGATTTGCCGTTTTCAGTCGTCGATCTCTCGGATGTCGCGGACGCAGCTCGTGGACAGGCGATTACGGCAGCCGCGACTGAGCTGCAAAGGAGCCTGGATCTTCAGCACGGCCCTGTTCTGCGTGTGGCCGCCTTTGTGTGCGGCTCTACCGCGCCAGGGCGCTTGCTGATCATCGTCCACCATCTGGCCGCCGATGGGATCTCGTTTCAAATCCTGCTTCACGATCTTGAGCGCGCCTACCAGCAGTTGCGGCGCGGCGAGACGATCGCGCTCCCGGCACAGACCGCCTCGTTCAAAGCATGGAGCGAGCGCGTGGTAGACTATGTCCGTTCGCCAGCGCTGACGCAGCAGGTGCCCTACTGGCTGGGACGGCCCTGGACGGAGGTCCGACGCCTGCCGGTTGATTTCCCGGAAGGGCAGAGCGCAAACATCGAGGGGGCGACGCGGACGCTGCGTACGTCGTTGAGCATCCAGGAGACGCAAGCCCTGTTGCAGACGGTGGCAGCGAGCTACAATGTTCAGATCCGCGAGCTGGTGCTGACAGGCATCGGACTGGCCTTAGCAGACTGGACGGAGCATCCGGTGCACCTGATCTGCGTGCAGGGGCATGGTCGGCAGATCGGGCTGGACAGCATTGATCTGTCGCGCACCGTCGGCTGGCTGGCAACCGCGACCCGGCTCGTGCTTGATCTGCGTGGCGTTACAACTGCCGCCTCCGCGCTGGAGACGACTCAGCGCCAATGGCGCGCGATTCCCAATCATGGCTGGGGCTATGACTGGCTGCTCAATCTCAGCGACGATGCCATCAAGCGCCAGATGCGCGCGCTGCCGCCTGCCGAGATCGTCTTAAACTATTTAGGGCGGATCGACCAGAGCATGAGCATGTCGTCCTCCTTCGGCCTGGCACCCGAGTCGTACGGCCCGACGCGCAGCACGCAATGCCAGCGTCCCTGGCTCTTCGAGGTGATCGGGAGTATTCAGGGGAAGCAATTGCACCTCGACTGGTGCTATTGCCCGTCACTTCATCGCGCGTCAACGGTTGAGCGGCTGGCGAAGAGCTGTCTTGACGCCATGCGTCGGCTGATTGAGCAGGCGGATGCGACGGAGCATCAGATCGTTTAG